In Actinomycetota bacterium, the sequence CGGTCAGGTCTCGTTCGGCTGGCTGTCGGACGACTTCGGCCCGCAGGGCCTCATCGGCGATCCGACGCAGTCATCGGCCGAGCACGGTGAGCGCTTGTTCGCAGCCGCGGTCGCCACCTTCGTCGAGGCGCTGCACGAGATCGCCCGCTTCGACCTGCGCCGCTGACGCGACCGGTGCCGGCCCACGAGGACCGGCACCGATCACGCGTCGGAATGCTGTTGGAGTGGCCGGTCAGCGACCGGGCGCACCCTCGCAGAAGCTGTTGTCGACGACTGCGGTCAGGTCTTCGGCGATCTCCAGACCGCGGTCGACGAAGGCCGGGCCGAGGATGTCGGCCAGCTCGGAGACCTTGTCGTCGTCGAACGAGCAGTACGTGCCGTCGGCGCTGTTCGCAGCGATCTCTTCGGCCTCGAGCAGCTCCATCCCGGCCTCGTTGAGCTCGGGCGAAAGCTGCCAGTAGGTGTCGTAGGTCTCGTTGATCGCGACGAGCGCGTCGTTGATCGGCACGGGATCGGCCAGGTAGTCCACCCAGGCCTGGGCCAGCTTGGGCACGAGCACCTCGAGGCACGGCGCCAGCTCCTCCAGGCGGTCCTGGCGCACCGACATCATCGCCGGGTAGTTGGGGAACCCGATCTCGGCGAGGATGAAGTACTCGACGTCAGCCGGCGCCCCGTCCTTCCAGTCGATGGTGTTCTCGTACTTGAACACCTCGTTGGTGACGAAGCCCTGCTGGATGAAGTTGCCGCCCTGGGCGATCCACTCGTCGGGTGCGCCGCCATAGCTCGGATCGCTCTGGCCTTCGTCGATGTAGCCGTTCGAGATCAAGAACTCGAGATAGGCGACACCGTCGAAGTGGAGCACCTTGGCGCCGGTGGCGGCCATGTCCTCGGGATCGGTGATGTCGAGCTGGGTCGGGTCCCACATCAGCATCTGCGGGTCGACGTCGAGCGTCTTCGACACCCCGACCACGGCATTCGTGGCCGAGTCCTTCATCGCGTCGGATGCGTTCACGTAGCCGAACGTGATCTCGTTCTTGGTGTACATCTCCGACGTCACCGGGCTGAACGAGATGGCGTCACCGCCGGCGCGGATCTCGACCTCTTCCACGCCACCCGCGGCGTACTGGGCCTGGATCGGACCGGAGTACGTGAAGTTCTCCTTGTTCGCAACGCCGTCGGGCCCGATCAGCTGGTAGGTGCCGCCGTGCTCGAGCTCTGGCCACCAGTCGGTCTGGACCACGATCTTGGTCGGGCACACGGGTCCGTCGGGCGCGTCCGTCGACGGTGAGTCGGTGGTCGGGGTGTCGGTGGACGGTGCGTCGGTGTCTTCGCTGCCCGAGTCGTCGCCGCCGCAAGCCGCGGCGGCAAGACCGAGCGTCAGTGCGAGACCGACGGCGGTGAGTTTTCTGGAACGCAACATGGCTGGTGCTTCTCCCCCTGCAGGATTGGACGTGGATGGGTGGTGGGTGGATGGGAAGGTGCCCGCGCCGTCACGACTCGGCGCGAGCGGACTCGTGCCACGAGCGCAGCACGCGATTGGAGAGGAAGCCGAACATCACGAAGATGCCGATCCCGAACAGCGACGAAACCGCGGCCGCCGCGAACAGCTCGGGCGTGCGCGTGTCCTTCTGGTAGTTGTCGATCAGGCGGCCGATGCCGATCGCTCCCTGCCGGAAGAAGAAGTCGCCGACGATCGCGCCGATCACGCACCCACCGGCCGCGATTCGCAGCCCGGTGAAGATCGCCGGCATGGCGCCGGGCAGCTCCAGCTTGCGCAGCCTGGTGAAGCGGCCGGCGCGGTGCAGGCTGAACAGGTCGTGGTGGGTCCGGTCGGCCGATTGCAGGCCGAACAACGTGTTCGTGATGATCGGGAAGATGGCGATCAGCACGCAGGCGATGACGCGGCTCGTGATGTTGGAGCCGAACCAGATCTTGATGATCGGCACCAGCGCGAGGATGGGCAGGGTCTGGATCAGCACGGCGTAGGGGAAGATCGACCAC encodes:
- a CDS encoding ABC transporter permease; this translates as MGTPTIWEEGSIEPAPPERPAGQSRWSRWLRVAAPLATFAISIGIWYFVSYVMMDENRRRIALPPPHVVLQEGFLTWEENKGLRPILEAMLVTGRVALTGLVIATVLGLLVAIAMNGAKWVEWSIFPYAVLIQTLPILALVPIIKIWFGSNITSRVIACVLIAIFPIITNTLFGLQSADRTHHDLFSLHRAGRFTRLRKLELPGAMPAIFTGLRIAAGGCVIGAIVGDFFFRQGAIGIGRLIDNYQKDTRTPELFAAAAVSSLFGIGIFVMFGFLSNRVLRSWHESARAES